The following are encoded in a window of Streptomyces sp. 11x1 genomic DNA:
- a CDS encoding IS4 family transposase, with product MPDQSATTTVTRSITVASGLFAPGHLGELTQLLPFELIDDVLEHTRAVQRRLRLIPSRVGVYFVLAMCLFPEAGYLRVWSSLTAGVRTLASKVPSEKALREVRRRLGTAPFQELFETVAGPLARPSMPGVSYRRWRTVAFDGCSSLQASDTVRVRGVLGKTRRHRGVEGYPHVRLMALCETGTRGLLGAVFGPTSTGEPGYARRLLPLLDASMLLLTDRNFSGDEFLNEAADTGAQLLARLTYRRRPAVISVLPDGSYLTRLRGRTFRIIEAEVTANCADGSRATDRYRLATTLLDHRTDPADRLVALYHERWEIELSFLALKDTLFAGRVLRSGDPVGLQQELWALLVVYQSLRRAMVDAVEFRPGTDPDRASFTVALRAAAEQVITARAVLEPADGNGGIAQAVLDALLPPRRARTSARLVKCPISQYTVVSQERPRKSQLITSMHIAVHRRDKTEPDDLGFRERTLRLLRTDPGRAWRTVEISKALGITVRAKYRSLCTQINQWAEQTMLIREGRGRYRIAPEWLAPAD from the coding sequence TTGCCCGACCAGTCTGCCACCACGACGGTGACTCGCAGCATCACCGTCGCCTCGGGCCTCTTCGCGCCCGGACATCTGGGGGAGCTCACGCAGCTTCTTCCCTTCGAACTGATCGACGACGTGCTGGAACACACCAGGGCGGTGCAGCGCAGGTTGCGCCTCATCCCCTCCCGCGTGGGGGTGTACTTCGTCCTGGCGATGTGCCTCTTCCCGGAAGCCGGATACCTGCGCGTCTGGAGCAGCCTGACTGCCGGGGTGCGTACCCTGGCCTCGAAGGTCCCTTCGGAGAAGGCACTTCGCGAGGTACGCCGCCGTCTGGGGACGGCTCCGTTCCAGGAGCTGTTCGAGACGGTGGCCGGCCCGCTCGCCCGCCCTTCGATGCCCGGAGTGAGTTACCGGCGATGGCGCACGGTCGCCTTCGACGGATGCAGCTCGCTGCAGGCTTCCGACACCGTCCGGGTCCGTGGGGTGCTGGGAAAGACCCGCCGCCACCGAGGTGTGGAGGGGTACCCGCACGTCCGACTGATGGCTCTGTGCGAGACCGGCACCCGCGGTCTACTTGGGGCCGTGTTCGGGCCGACGAGCACGGGTGAACCCGGATACGCCAGACGTCTGCTGCCACTGCTGGACGCAAGCATGCTGTTGCTCACCGACCGGAACTTCTCCGGCGACGAGTTCCTGAACGAGGCCGCCGACACCGGCGCCCAGCTCCTGGCACGGCTCACCTACCGCCGTCGTCCGGCTGTGATCTCCGTACTGCCGGACGGTTCCTACCTGACCCGACTGCGCGGCCGCACCTTCCGGATCATCGAGGCCGAGGTGACGGCGAACTGCGCCGACGGGAGCCGCGCCACGGACCGATACCGCCTGGCGACGACGCTCCTGGACCACCGGACCGATCCGGCCGACCGGCTGGTCGCGCTCTACCACGAGCGATGGGAGATCGAACTGTCCTTCCTTGCGCTCAAGGACACGCTGTTTGCCGGCCGGGTTCTGCGCTCGGGCGACCCGGTGGGCTTGCAGCAGGAGCTGTGGGCTCTGCTGGTCGTCTACCAGAGCCTTCGTCGTGCCATGGTGGACGCCGTCGAGTTCCGGCCGGGCACAGACCCAGACCGCGCCAGCTTCACCGTTGCCCTCCGCGCGGCGGCAGAACAGGTGATCACCGCGCGGGCGGTTCTCGAACCCGCCGACGGAAACGGCGGCATCGCGCAGGCCGTACTCGATGCTCTGCTGCCGCCGCGTCGGGCACGCACCAGCGCCCGGCTCGTAAAATGCCCGATCTCGCAGTACACCGTGGTCTCCCAGGAACGTCCCAGGAAGAGCCAGCTGATCACTTCCATGCACATTGCCGTCCACCGGCGTGACAAGACCGAGCCCGATGACCTGGGCTTCAGGGAGCGCACCCTCCGTCTCCTGCGCACTGATCCAGGACGAGCGTGGCGCACTGTCGAGATCAGCAAGGCCCTCGGCATCACGGTGAGGGCGAAGTACCGCAGTCTGTGCACGCAGATCAACCAGTGGGCCGAGCAGACCATGCTGATCCGGGAAGGACGAGGGAGATACCGGATCGCCCCCGAATGGCTCGCCCCTGCTGACTGA
- a CDS encoding transposase: MARPSRYPLELRRRAVRMVAEVRDDYPNETAALQAVADKLDIGSRETLRNWVKQYEIDAGQRPGMTTEESAQLKALKKENAELKRANEILKAAASFFAAELDRPHTRS; the protein is encoded by the coding sequence ATGGCACGACCCTCCCGTTACCCGCTTGAGCTGCGCCGTCGCGCGGTGCGCATGGTCGCCGAAGTGCGCGACGACTATCCGAACGAGACAGCCGCCCTGCAGGCGGTGGCGGACAAGCTCGACATCGGTTCCCGTGAGACGCTGCGGAACTGGGTGAAGCAGTACGAGATTGACGCGGGGCAGCGTCCAGGGATGACGACGGAGGAGTCCGCCCAGCTCAAGGCATTGAAGAAGGAGAACGCCGAGCTGAAGCGGGCGAACGAGATCCTGAAGGCCGCGGCGAGTTTCTTCGCGGCCGAGCTCGACCGGCCACACACACGCTCGTAG
- a CDS encoding MerR family transcriptional regulator, translating to MLTISQLASYAGVTVRAVRHYHRIGLLPEPERDRSGYRTYDAAAVVRLIRIRTLADAGVPLARVQELLDAGPEDFAGGVQEIDKALRAEIRRLQDTRSRLARLAAGEHLALPQSVVDYLDRLRGLGVEERYIEMERDAWIMIAAQVPHSIDSVIAKKHEELDDPDMVKLYSLLSGALDWPADDPRIVEVADIMERLMIRAEEAGEVGADDGIDDQFVDLLDSTTANSSPVAERLRAILEERGWRGWIRIERVPAERLNTELPS from the coding sequence ATGCTCACCATCAGCCAGCTTGCGTCGTACGCCGGGGTGACGGTGCGGGCGGTACGCCACTACCACCGGATCGGGTTGCTGCCAGAGCCCGAGCGCGACCGGTCCGGATACCGGACCTACGACGCTGCCGCGGTCGTGCGACTGATCCGGATCCGCACCCTCGCAGACGCCGGCGTGCCGCTGGCCCGGGTACAGGAACTCCTTGACGCCGGCCCGGAGGACTTCGCCGGCGGCGTCCAGGAGATCGACAAGGCCCTGCGCGCCGAGATCCGGCGGCTGCAGGACACTCGCAGCCGACTCGCCAGGCTCGCCGCCGGAGAGCACCTGGCGCTTCCGCAGAGCGTCGTGGACTACCTCGACCGGCTGCGCGGTCTCGGCGTTGAGGAGCGGTACATCGAGATGGAGCGGGACGCCTGGATCATGATCGCCGCCCAGGTGCCGCACTCGATCGACTCCGTGATCGCCAAGAAGCACGAGGAGCTGGACGACCCCGACATGGTGAAGCTCTACAGCCTTCTCAGCGGGGCACTCGACTGGCCGGCCGACGACCCGCGGATCGTCGAGGTCGCCGACATCATGGAGCGCCTGATGATTCGCGCTGAGGAGGCCGGCGAGGTGGGTGCCGACGACGGCATCGACGACCAGTTCGTCGACCTGCTGGACTCAACCACGGCCAACTCCTCACCGGTCGCCGAGCGACTCCGGGCGATCCTGGAGGAGCGGGGCTGGAGGGGCTGGATCCGCATCGAGCGAGTGCCTGCCGAGAGACTCAACACTGAGCTGCCATCGTGA
- a CDS encoding NUDIX domain-containing protein — protein MLRLTGQKSTNPPASPGGHVDPGETSRAAAARELAEEAGVHAAPEELTQLGVFDAPGRDPRGRYVTVAYQLTVIPGTITEAGDDATRAEWWPLNALPQLAFDHANIIAAALTKTER, from the coding sequence TTGCTGCGACTCACCGGCCAGAAATCGACGAACCCGCCTGCTTCGCCCGGCGGTCACGTCGACCCCGGTGAGACGAGCCGCGCCGCTGCCGCCCGCGAGCTCGCCGAAGAGGCCGGCGTGCACGCGGCCCCCGAGGAACTGACCCAGCTCGGCGTGTTCGACGCCCCCGGCCGGGACCCGCGCGGCAGGTACGTCACCGTCGCCTACCAGCTGACCGTCATCCCCGGAACGATCACCGAGGCCGGAGACGACGCGACCCGCGCCGAGTGGTGGCCCCTGAACGCCCTGCCCCAGCTGGCATTCGACCACGCCAACATCATCGCCGCCGCCCTCACCAAGACGGAGCGCTGA
- a CDS encoding IS3 family transposase, whose amino-acid sequence MDEHRDRFGGVEPICRTLTAHDCQIAPSTYYAHKKRLETPSARSVRDEELKERIHEVYTSNYRVYGARKIWRELNRQGHAVARCTVERLMRELGIQGAVRGKRVITTISGGQAERAPDLVDRDFVAGAPNRCWVADFTHVKTFAGVVYVAFVVDTFSRRIVGWSAATVKETVFVLDALEMAIWQRDRDQRPIQPGELIHHSDAGSQYTSFRLAEHLDAAGIAASIGSVGDAYDNALMESTIGLFKQCRGVKPSRITSS is encoded by the coding sequence ATCGACGAGCACCGGGACCGCTTCGGCGGGGTCGAGCCGATCTGCAGAACGCTCACCGCACACGACTGCCAGATCGCCCCTTCCACGTACTACGCCCATAAGAAACGCCTCGAAACTCCCTCAGCACGTTCCGTGCGCGACGAGGAGCTCAAGGAGAGGATCCACGAGGTCTACACGTCCAACTACCGTGTCTACGGAGCCAGGAAGATCTGGCGCGAGCTGAACCGGCAGGGGCATGCGGTGGCCCGCTGCACCGTCGAGCGCCTGATGCGCGAGCTCGGTATCCAGGGCGCAGTGCGCGGCAAACGCGTCATCACCACGATCTCCGGCGGGCAGGCTGAGCGGGCTCCCGACCTTGTCGACCGCGACTTCGTCGCCGGCGCCCCGAACCGCTGCTGGGTAGCCGACTTCACGCACGTGAAGACCTTCGCCGGCGTCGTCTACGTCGCATTCGTCGTGGACACCTTCTCGCGCCGGATCGTGGGCTGGTCGGCCGCCACGGTGAAGGAGACGGTGTTCGTGCTGGACGCCCTGGAGATGGCGATCTGGCAGCGCGACCGGGACCAACGCCCTATCCAGCCAGGCGAGTTGATACATCATTCGGACGCCGGGTCGCAGTACACGAGCTTCCGCCTCGCCGAGCACCTGGACGCCGCCGGCATCGCCGCGAGTATCGGATCCGTCGGTGACGCGTACGACAACGCCCTGATGGAGTCCACGATCGGCCTGTTCAAACAATGCCGCGGAGTTAAGCCGTCCCGCATCACGTCAAGTTGA
- a CDS encoding DUF6257 family protein: protein MADNPDIRFADFTTGEKLRVIALTARMAKRGAGGDGVDISDLQRRVERIENQALRRKKK, encoded by the coding sequence ATGGCCGACAACCCCGACATCCGGTTCGCGGACTTCACCACCGGCGAGAAGCTGCGCGTCATCGCCCTGACCGCGCGCATGGCCAAAAGGGGCGCCGGCGGTGACGGCGTCGACATCAGCGACCTGCAGCGGCGCGTCGAGCGGATCGAGAACCAGGCGCTCAGGCGCAAGAAGAAATAG
- a CDS encoding transposase family protein: MSGLLPALPGTSRFRLPPASTALLRQGDGGGLSPPLEQRAPHGAHSGKHKAHGLLFLALTDEKGNLIWISAAKPGRSSEITTARHNKITEHLREAGLGALADLGFVGLDDKPDDDPVIITGRKATRNHKLTAAEKEANRLVSRERAANEHGFANLKNWRILTKLRTDTRQATTLLRALLVLANSEVQR; the protein is encoded by the coding sequence TTGTCGGGGCTGCTTCCCGCCCTCCCCGGCACCTCCCGGTTCAGGCTGCCCCCAGCTTCAACCGCCCTGCTGCGACAGGGCGATGGTGGCGGTCTTTCACCTCCACTCGAACAACGAGCGCCTCACGGCGCACACTCGGGCAAGCACAAGGCCCATGGCCTGCTGTTTCTCGCACTGACCGACGAGAAGGGCAACCTGATCTGGATCTCCGCAGCCAAGCCCGGCCGGTCCAGCGAGATCACCACCGCCCGCCACAACAAGATCACCGAACACCTGCGGGAAGCCGGCCTCGGCGCCCTGGCCGACCTCGGCTTCGTCGGCCTCGACGACAAACCCGACGACGACCCGGTGATCATCACCGGCCGCAAGGCCACCCGCAACCACAAGCTGACCGCCGCCGAGAAGGAAGCGAACCGCCTGGTCAGCCGCGAACGCGCCGCCAACGAACACGGCTTCGCGAACCTCAAGAACTGGCGGATCCTGACCAAGCTCCGCACCGACACCCGGCAGGCCACCACGCTCCTGCGGGCCCTGCTCGTCCTGGCGAACAGCGAAGTACAGCGCTGA
- the ltrA gene encoding group II intron reverse transcriptase/maturase → MPKDAPLNSGAPEAPLGSHQRVSGMQTKLHRWAAADHGRRFDDLFNLVCDPATLLVAFERVAGNQGARTPGVDGLTVVNVERELGLPGYLEDLQRVLKTGEFRPLPVRERKIPKPGGSGKVRKLGIPTVSDRVVQAALKLVFEPIFEADFLPVSYGFRPMRRAHDAIAEIHRYGTSGYRWVLDADIEACFDSIDHTALMDRVRARVKDKRVLRLVKAFLKAGVLTEGGGREETFTGTPQGGILSPLLANIALSALDEHVMEPWEPGGRMSTRGRRAHHRLHGRANWRIVRYADDFVVLVDGSRDDVACLREDIADVLHPLGLRLSPAKTRIVHMSDGFDFLGFHIQWRRKRGSNKWYVYTFIAKRPIRQLKDKIRALTNRTSQQDPGTVLKRINSILRGWVNYFKHAVCKTTLKALDQFVWRRVTSWWMVLHRWRWKDVRRRFTDHNGRWHKLSADGIELFPMVSIAVTRYRYRGNTIPSPWTLNHA, encoded by the coding sequence ATGCCGAAAGACGCACCACTGAACAGTGGTGCTCCCGAGGCCCCGTTGGGGTCTCACCAGCGAGTATCGGGGATGCAGACCAAGCTTCACCGTTGGGCGGCGGCTGACCATGGCCGCAGGTTCGACGATCTGTTCAACCTCGTATGCGACCCGGCGACGCTGCTCGTGGCGTTCGAACGGGTCGCGGGCAACCAGGGAGCCCGCACCCCGGGCGTCGACGGCCTCACAGTCGTCAACGTCGAGCGGGAACTCGGCCTCCCGGGCTACCTTGAGGACCTGCAACGCGTACTGAAGACGGGTGAATTCCGCCCGCTGCCGGTGCGCGAACGCAAGATCCCCAAGCCCGGCGGAAGCGGGAAGGTGCGCAAGCTCGGCATCCCGACCGTCTCCGACCGGGTGGTCCAGGCAGCCCTCAAGCTGGTGTTCGAGCCGATCTTCGAGGCCGACTTCCTGCCGGTCTCCTACGGTTTCCGGCCCATGCGGCGCGCACACGACGCGATCGCCGAGATCCACCGCTACGGCACCAGCGGCTATCGCTGGGTGCTGGATGCGGATATCGAGGCGTGCTTCGACTCCATCGACCACACGGCCCTGATGGACCGGGTGCGCGCGAGAGTCAAGGACAAGCGCGTGCTGCGGCTGGTCAAGGCGTTTCTCAAGGCCGGCGTCCTCACGGAGGGCGGCGGCCGCGAGGAGACCTTCACCGGCACCCCGCAGGGCGGCATCCTCTCCCCGCTGCTGGCGAACATTGCCCTGTCCGCGCTCGACGAGCACGTGATGGAGCCGTGGGAGCCGGGCGGGAGGATGTCCACCAGAGGCAGGCGGGCGCACCATCGTCTTCACGGCCGCGCGAACTGGCGCATCGTCCGCTACGCGGACGACTTCGTCGTCCTGGTCGACGGCAGCCGTGACGACGTCGCCTGCCTGCGCGAGGACATCGCCGACGTACTGCACCCTCTCGGGCTGAGGCTGTCACCGGCCAAGACTCGGATCGTGCACATGTCGGACGGGTTCGACTTCCTTGGGTTCCACATCCAGTGGCGCCGCAAGCGAGGATCGAACAAGTGGTACGTCTACACCTTCATCGCCAAGAGGCCCATCCGGCAGCTGAAGGACAAGATCCGTGCCCTGACGAACAGAACGTCGCAGCAGGACCCGGGGACCGTGCTGAAGAGGATCAACTCGATTCTGCGCGGCTGGGTCAACTACTTCAAGCACGCGGTATGCAAGACCACGCTGAAAGCCCTGGACCAGTTCGTATGGCGACGGGTGACCAGCTGGTGGATGGTGCTGCATCGCTGGAGGTGGAAGGACGTCCGTCGGCGCTTCACCGACCACAACGGCCGGTGGCACAAGCTCTCGGCGGACGGGATCGAACTGTTCCCCATGGTCTCGATTGCGGTCACCCGCTACCGATACCGGGGCAACACGATCCCCAGCCCCTGGACACTCAACCACGCTTGA
- a CDS encoding ATP-binding cassette domain-containing protein, whose protein sequence is MAAQSIAGPAIRVQGLKKSYGKLEVLRGVDFDVVPGSIFALLGSNGAGKTTTVRILATLLNADAGAASVNGFDVATQAANVRESSSLTGQFAAVDEILSGRENLALVARLRHLKDPGATADDLLRRFSLSEAGARRVSTYSGGMRRRLDIAMSLIGNSPVIFLDEPTAGLDPEARIEVWDAVKELAGHGTTVLLTTQYLDEAEQLADRIAILHQGRIIVNGTLAELKQLFPPAKVEYVEKQPTLEEIFLAVIGSGDKSAATSTTTGGQR, encoded by the coding sequence ATGGCAGCCCAATCGATCGCCGGTCCGGCGATTCGCGTGCAGGGTCTGAAGAAGTCGTACGGGAAGCTCGAAGTGCTGCGCGGTGTGGACTTCGACGTGGTGCCGGGCAGCATCTTCGCCCTGCTCGGTTCCAACGGGGCGGGCAAGACCACGACCGTGAGGATCCTCGCCACGCTCCTGAATGCCGACGCGGGGGCGGCGAGCGTCAATGGCTTCGACGTCGCCACGCAAGCGGCGAACGTTCGGGAGTCCAGCAGTCTCACCGGGCAGTTCGCGGCCGTCGACGAGATCCTCAGCGGTCGGGAGAACCTCGCCCTGGTCGCCAGGCTGCGCCACCTCAAGGACCCTGGCGCGACTGCGGATGACCTGCTGAGGCGTTTCTCGCTGAGCGAGGCAGGCGCGCGGCGAGTGTCCACGTATTCGGGTGGGATGCGCCGCCGGCTGGACATTGCGATGAGCCTCATCGGGAATTCGCCGGTGATTTTCCTGGACGAGCCGACGGCCGGACTCGACCCCGAGGCGCGCATCGAGGTGTGGGATGCGGTCAAGGAGCTCGCCGGCCACGGAACGACGGTGCTGCTCACCACGCAGTACCTGGACGAGGCCGAACAGCTGGCCGACCGGATCGCGATCCTCCACCAGGGCCGGATCATCGTGAACGGCACCCTCGCCGAGCTCAAGCAGCTCTTCCCGCCCGCCAAGGTCGAGTACGTCGAGAAGCAGCCGACTCTGGAGGAGATCTTCCTCGCGGTCATCGGCAGTGGCGACAAGAGCGCCGCCACCAGCACGACAACCGGGGGACAACGATGA
- a CDS encoding ABC transporter permease gives MTEYFFSDTAALTGRTLRHVTRSMDTIITTAITPVAMMLMFVYVFGGAIDTGSVSYVNYMLPGILLMTIASGISYTAYRLFTDVKSGIFERFQSMPIARSGVLWAHVVTSLVANLIALVLVVGVAVLMGFRSGAGVSAWLAVTGILLLFTLALTWLAVIPGLSASSVEGAGAFAYPLIFLPFVSSAFVPTKTMPGPVRWFAEHQPVTSIVNTIRNLFAQQPVGDDIWTALAWCVGILVVAYIFAMAAYRRKIA, from the coding sequence ATGACCGAGTACTTCTTCAGCGACACCGCCGCGCTCACGGGGCGGACCCTGCGCCACGTCACACGCAGCATGGACACCATCATCACGACCGCCATCACGCCGGTCGCCATGATGCTGATGTTCGTCTACGTGTTCGGCGGCGCCATCGATACCGGGTCGGTCTCGTACGTGAACTACATGCTGCCCGGCATCCTGCTCATGACCATCGCCTCAGGCATCTCCTACACCGCGTACCGGCTGTTCACCGACGTGAAAAGCGGGATCTTCGAACGATTCCAGTCCATGCCGATCGCGCGCTCGGGTGTGCTGTGGGCCCACGTCGTCACCTCTCTGGTCGCCAACCTGATCGCTCTTGTACTCGTCGTGGGCGTCGCTGTGCTCATGGGCTTCCGCTCAGGGGCAGGAGTGTCAGCATGGCTCGCGGTCACCGGCATCCTGCTCCTGTTCACCCTGGCGCTGACCTGGCTCGCCGTGATCCCCGGGCTCTCCGCGTCCTCGGTCGAGGGAGCGGGCGCGTTCGCCTACCCGCTCATCTTCCTGCCGTTCGTCAGCTCTGCGTTTGTGCCCACCAAGACGATGCCCGGCCCGGTGCGCTGGTTCGCCGAACATCAGCCGGTGACGTCGATCGTCAACACGATCCGCAACCTGTTCGCCCAGCAGCCGGTCGGTGACGACATCTGGACCGCCCTCGCGTGGTGCGTCGGCATCCTCGTCGTGGCGTACATCTTCGCGATGGCCGCCTATCGCCGGAAGATCGCCTGA
- a CDS encoding IS3 family transposase codes for MRDGLTPRHCLFKTELIKPQRPWKTLSQVELATAEWIDWYNHRRLHGEIGHIPPVEYEANYYTELKKPQVITTI; via the coding sequence ATGCGGGACGGCTTAACTCCGCGGCATTGCCTGTTCAAAACCGAGTTGATCAAGCCTCAGCGGCCCTGGAAGACGCTCTCCCAGGTCGAGTTGGCCACCGCCGAGTGGATCGACTGGTACAACCACCGCCGACTCCACGGTGAGATAGGCCATATCCCACCCGTCGAATACGAAGCCAACTACTACACCGAACTGAAGAAACCCCAGGTCATCACCACGATCTGA